Proteins found in one Legionella pneumophila subsp. pascullei genomic segment:
- the pmtA gene encoding phospholipid N-methyltransferase PmtA — MSLSSVKKVYNIYSSFYDVLFGSIFHQGRSLCANKVNKNAGPNASVLELGVGTGLSLPFYRPDLNITGIDISEKMLEKAEKRIVKKKLTTHIELKIMDAANLEFPDNHFDFVVAMYVASVVPNIDAFLKEISRVCKPSGEIIFVNHFASEKPILRFLEKKLSHIDNFVGFNSNFSIHSILNYKEFKLLETQKVNLFGYWKLLHCKIN, encoded by the coding sequence ATGTCACTCTCTTCAGTAAAAAAAGTTTATAATATTTATTCTTCTTTTTATGATGTCCTTTTTGGATCTATATTCCATCAAGGCCGCTCTCTATGCGCTAATAAAGTTAATAAAAATGCTGGTCCGAATGCTTCTGTTTTGGAGCTTGGGGTTGGCACAGGATTATCTTTACCCTTTTACCGTCCCGATTTGAACATAACTGGAATCGATATTTCAGAAAAAATGCTAGAAAAGGCTGAAAAACGTATCGTCAAGAAAAAATTAACAACCCATATTGAATTAAAAATTATGGATGCCGCTAATTTGGAGTTTCCAGATAACCATTTTGATTTTGTTGTTGCCATGTATGTTGCGTCTGTTGTCCCTAATATTGATGCTTTCCTAAAAGAAATCTCGCGTGTTTGTAAACCATCAGGCGAAATAATATTTGTGAATCATTTTGCCTCTGAAAAACCTATCCTGCGTTTCCTTGAAAAAAAACTGTCGCATATTGATAATTTTGTAGGATTTAACTCAAATTTTTCTATCCATTCCATTTTAAATTATAAAGAATTTAAATTGCTGGAAACTCAAAAAGTCAATCTTTTTGGCTATTGGAAATTATTACACTGTAAAATAAATTGA
- a CDS encoding methyltransferase, which yields MNALISWIKAWSQKFFPNQKKNENKEEEAGLTQEKKVRPNADFYENYFSLVAAGTRLKLVEAMFGVNLFSLFENKTWVLEKDIIEKLQLTPIRARKWLHLLSSEHFLIQIKINGQQAYQLPEEFIELIQSEEFPAMEMFFKTWLVSAEENLTDVLRFGKVKTSVSWPPKTQGEAAWLEDWMTRTAEQPTDCLLEAINFKKINNLLDVGGGDGTMACTFVKKHPHLKATVYNLPMSAAMARKNIESRKLNHRVHVIEGDFIEEDAFPVGYDLILFTRVLFDWDDQVCRKLLRMAYQALPKNGLVGICEFYKEDNSDSCLASEYRYIFHDDFGVNVMKRASEYQNMLEKIGFTIIQPHKIKGMHFYYCSLILAQK from the coding sequence ATGAACGCTTTAATATCGTGGATAAAGGCATGGTCACAGAAATTTTTCCCCAATCAGAAAAAAAATGAGAATAAAGAGGAAGAGGCTGGTTTAACTCAAGAGAAAAAGGTGAGGCCTAATGCCGATTTTTATGAAAATTATTTTTCTCTTGTAGCTGCTGGTACCAGACTTAAATTGGTTGAAGCCATGTTTGGTGTCAATTTATTTTCTTTATTTGAAAATAAGACATGGGTTTTGGAAAAGGATATTATAGAAAAATTACAATTAACGCCGATAAGGGCCAGGAAATGGCTGCATCTTCTTAGTTCGGAGCATTTTTTAATACAAATCAAGATTAATGGTCAGCAAGCTTATCAATTACCCGAGGAATTCATTGAGTTAATCCAGAGTGAAGAATTCCCAGCCATGGAAATGTTTTTTAAGACCTGGCTTGTTAGTGCAGAGGAAAATCTGACTGATGTATTGCGCTTTGGAAAAGTCAAGACGAGTGTTTCCTGGCCTCCGAAAACTCAGGGAGAAGCAGCGTGGCTTGAGGATTGGATGACAAGAACTGCTGAACAGCCCACTGATTGTTTATTAGAAGCTATCAATTTTAAAAAGATCAATAATCTTTTGGATGTGGGTGGTGGTGATGGAACTATGGCATGTACTTTTGTTAAAAAACATCCACATTTAAAAGCGACAGTCTACAATTTGCCGATGTCTGCAGCAATGGCAAGAAAAAATATTGAATCGAGAAAATTAAACCATAGAGTGCATGTGATTGAGGGTGATTTTATTGAGGAAGATGCATTTCCAGTAGGGTATGACCTCATTTTATTTACAAGGGTTTTGTTTGATTGGGATGATCAGGTATGCAGAAAATTATTAAGAATGGCTTATCAGGCTTTGCCAAAAAATGGGTTAGTGGGTATTTGCGAATTTTATAAAGAGGATAACAGCGACAGCTGCCTTGCCTCGGAATATCGTTATATTTTTCACGATGATTTTGGTGTGAATGTGATGAAAAGGGCCTCAGAATATCAGAACATGTTAGAAAAAATTGGTTTCACTATCATTCAACCGCATAAAATAAAGGGGATGCATTTTTATTATTGTTCTTTGATATTGGCTCAAAAGTAA
- a CDS encoding DUF3141 domain-containing protein, which translates to MFAEIPKIQEQFHNVFDYSQSMASLWLQSIDKSLEQANKVTQSLINLNSQQDYPYPNILNDAIEYTADFMQRSILFWDIMRKRGNQYLKHEQEGQPPVLIFSYNMLMDGRHFERPVNYALVEIIPPEGIQIDPAKRPYVIVDPRAGHGAGISGFKDESQVGLALRAGHPVYVIIFFPIPEPNQTLVDVTAAHEKFLSEVTLRHPQSPKPCLIGNCQGGWAILTLMAANQDVAGVAVVNGAPLSYWGGENGKNPMRYIGGILGGSWIAQMAGDLGNGKFDGANLVMNFETANPKVTYWSKYYNLFANIDKEEIRFLNFERWWGGFSLLNVNEMRGIVDNLFIGNKLVHGKIPLGQSGNNLDLRDISVPVIIFCSEGDNITPPQQALNWISDLYSNTLEIKLDGQVIVYLIHKSVGHLGIFVSSEVAKKEHNQIIDLLNYIEHLAPGLYELKLQEIKENPKSPPHYIAYIEERSINDIRKGQENNVAIFNLVRMVSEYNAMSYDLFMAPIIRNMSNEYTAELIRKLHPLRQNQYLLSDINPLVYPVSWISPFVRQNRIKISENNPFVTQQLNFSKLINSLWDFFSTSRDSSVEIMFYAVYGYIQLLAPFDPRRDMIVHSPEKDNQEKITQSIIAHISDGGVPEAILRILLLLVKVQGYIIGANLPDVIQKLRECNALKHLDKNGFKQIVHSQTIMIEHDPELAFNTIPHLLKSQEERSMVIQFIEDILKSLKVSPSEKYKKKFQRIKELLQNKV; encoded by the coding sequence ATGTTTGCTGAAATACCCAAAATTCAAGAACAATTTCATAACGTTTTTGACTATTCCCAATCCATGGCTTCTCTTTGGTTACAATCAATTGATAAAAGCCTTGAACAAGCAAACAAGGTAACACAATCTTTAATCAACTTAAATTCGCAACAGGATTATCCTTATCCCAATATATTAAATGATGCTATTGAATATACCGCTGACTTCATGCAGAGAAGCATTCTGTTTTGGGATATCATGCGTAAACGAGGCAATCAATATCTCAAGCATGAACAAGAGGGACAACCTCCTGTTCTCATTTTTTCTTATAATATGCTCATGGATGGTAGACATTTTGAGAGACCAGTCAATTATGCATTAGTAGAAATCATCCCGCCTGAAGGCATTCAGATTGATCCCGCAAAACGACCTTATGTAATTGTAGATCCTCGGGCTGGCCATGGTGCAGGAATCAGCGGTTTTAAAGATGAATCGCAAGTAGGACTTGCCTTAAGAGCAGGACACCCCGTTTACGTTATTATCTTTTTTCCCATTCCTGAACCCAATCAAACTCTGGTTGATGTCACTGCAGCCCACGAAAAATTTTTAAGCGAAGTAACCTTGCGTCACCCTCAAAGCCCTAAACCTTGCTTAATTGGTAATTGTCAGGGAGGATGGGCTATTTTAACGCTTATGGCTGCTAACCAAGATGTAGCAGGTGTCGCTGTAGTCAACGGTGCCCCTCTTTCCTATTGGGGTGGAGAAAATGGAAAAAATCCCATGCGCTATATTGGAGGAATTTTGGGAGGAAGCTGGATCGCCCAAATGGCTGGTGATTTAGGTAATGGCAAATTTGACGGAGCCAACCTGGTGATGAACTTTGAAACTGCCAATCCCAAAGTCACTTACTGGAGCAAATATTACAATCTCTTTGCCAATATTGATAAGGAAGAAATTCGATTTTTAAATTTTGAACGATGGTGGGGAGGCTTTTCTCTTTTGAATGTGAACGAGATGAGAGGAATAGTTGATAATTTATTTATTGGCAACAAACTGGTTCATGGCAAAATCCCCTTAGGGCAGTCAGGTAATAACCTCGATTTAAGAGATATTAGTGTGCCTGTTATTATTTTCTGCTCGGAAGGTGACAACATTACACCACCCCAACAAGCCCTGAACTGGATTTCTGATCTTTATTCAAACACTCTGGAAATCAAATTAGATGGGCAAGTCATTGTTTATCTTATTCATAAAAGTGTTGGACATTTAGGAATTTTCGTCTCAAGTGAAGTAGCTAAAAAAGAACATAATCAGATTATTGATTTATTAAATTACATAGAACATTTGGCTCCGGGCTTATATGAATTAAAATTGCAAGAAATAAAGGAAAACCCCAAATCTCCCCCCCATTACATCGCTTATATTGAAGAGCGTTCTATCAACGATATCAGGAAAGGACAGGAGAATAATGTGGCAATCTTCAACCTTGTTCGTATGGTATCCGAATACAACGCTATGAGTTATGACTTGTTTATGGCTCCGATAATCCGCAATATGAGTAACGAATACACAGCAGAATTGATTCGAAAATTACACCCGCTAAGACAGAACCAGTATTTACTGAGTGATATAAACCCTTTAGTGTACCCAGTATCATGGATATCACCCTTTGTTCGTCAAAATCGCATTAAAATTTCTGAAAATAATCCCTTTGTAACTCAGCAATTAAATTTTTCAAAGCTTATAAACTCACTATGGGATTTCTTCAGCACCTCTCGCGATAGTTCTGTGGAGATAATGTTTTATGCAGTCTATGGCTATATTCAATTATTAGCGCCATTTGATCCCAGAAGAGATATGATTGTCCATTCTCCTGAAAAAGATAATCAAGAAAAAATAACTCAGTCGATTATTGCACATATTAGTGATGGAGGCGTACCAGAGGCCATTTTGCGTATATTACTATTATTAGTGAAAGTTCAGGGTTATATCATTGGCGCCAATTTACCTGATGTCATTCAAAAATTACGTGAATGCAATGCGCTTAAGCATTTGGATAAAAATGGATTCAAACAAATTGTGCATTCACAAACCATAATGATAGAGCATGATCCCGAGCTGGCTTTTAATACAATACCTCACTTATTAAAATCACAAGAAGAACGCTCTATGGTGATTCAATTCATTGAGGATATATTAAAATCTTTAAAAGTATCCCCTTCAGAAAAATATAAAAAGAAATTTCAAAGAATTAAGGAGCTTTTACAAAACAAGGTTTGA